ttttgttttgagcgtgtgtgtatatatatatatatatatatattaacacaATGATAGATTCATTCAAATGAAGAAGGTTGAATTACAGATAACTCCCTTAGCCATATCATTTGGCTATCGGAGCGCATAACAGGACTGCTACAATTAAGTGTTTTTTTGGCCAGAGAATCAGCCACCCAATTTCTAGTTCGaggaatgaaaaaaaataacaagaagTAAAAAAAGCTTTAAGTGCTACAATGTCATCCAATATAGCTGCCAGCTCCTGAGCTGTAGTATGCAAACCGTTTACCATGCCAATGACCATCTTCGAGTCCCCTTGAACCCGTTTTCCAACCTTGGAGGATTTCCATAGTGATGACACTAGACTATTCCAATAGCACCCTTGATTGATTGTTTGTGGTAAGCTCCATCGAAATTGCACTTGAACCAACCAGGTTCTAAGGCCCATTGTCAtgtgagttttgttttatctcTAAATTTTGCCCACGTGCGGCCTAGCTCACTTGATTTTCCCGAAGTCAAGATTGCTAGTCAGCCTTCCATCGGATGCCAAACTCGGCAAAATGACAGCAATTACGCCAGCGGAAGTAAGCTTAAGAAAGTGGCACAAAGAGAGCACAAGAGTTTTGGAAATGTAAGCTTATATTGCTTAGTTCtctatctttttctctatattaCAAATGAAGCATGGAGGAGGTATTTATAGGCTTCCCCCTGTCACCAACACGGTcatgttcctggccgtgttgagaacacggtttggtgttcttggccgtgttactctctgtggccgtgttCTCTAGAAGCTTCTAGCTCTTTCATGTTTTGACGCAtccaacacagccgtgtttgtggtcgtgttggtaacacgggcGGTGTTGAATCCAACACGGCTGTGTCATGGGTGGCCTTCCTTGCCCAATTGTGAGGCGGTCCGTGTCATGGGTAGCCTTCCTTGCCCAATTGTGAGGCGGGCCGTGACATTCTCCCCCACTCAATCTGGCAACGCCCCCGTTGCCTTCTTCTCGTAAGCTTTGATTTTCTCCTCGAATTGCCACAAGTCACGAATCGGCTCCCAACTTGCCTCACTTTCGGGGAGTCCCTTCCACTTGACAAGAAACTCCGTCATTGGAGGTTGATTGGATTGTGGCACCTTACGATGAGAGATGATATAGTCCACTTCTTTATCATACTGAGCCCGCACATTCAAAGGAGCTTTTGTAGACTTACCTCGGCTTGGGTCATCGCGATCCTCTCTATATGGCTTCAGCATGCTCACATGAAAGACATGATGGATCTTGATGCCTTGTGGAAGTTCCACCTTGTACGCTACCTTACCCACACATTTGATAATGGGGAAAGGTCCATCGTACCTTCTTCTGAGTCCCCAATGAAGTCCGTCGGCTTTACCATGCAAGTATAGCTTGACAAGCACCTTGTCCCCTTCTTTGAACTCCATTGGTCTCTTCTTCTTGTCCGCCCACTTCTTCATTCACTTGGATGCCTTTTCCAAGTAGGCTCGAGCAACGTCGGCTTGCTCCCTCCATTCCTTCGCAAGCTTGAAGGCGGGTGGACTTTGGCTTGACCAATCCATGGCAAGAGTGCTTGGTGTGTAGAGTTGTTGGCCCGTAACTATCTCGAATGGACTCTTGCCTGTAGACTCGCTTCTTTGCAAATTGTAAGAGAATTGGGCAACATCAAGCAGCTTCGCCCAATCTCGTTGATTGGCACTCATGCAGTGCCTCAGATATAGTTCCAAGAGTGCATTGATCCTCTCGGTTTGCCCATCGGTTTGGGGGTGCATGCTTGTAGAGAACCTGAGGTCGGTACCTAGCAGCTTGAACAACTCTGTCCAAAAATGATCCGTGAAGCGAGTATCTCGATCGCTCACTATTGATTTTGGCACACCCCAATACTTCACCACATGTTTCATGAAAAGATGGGCAGCTTCTTCGGCGGTGACGGCCTTTGGAGCGGGAATGAAGATGCCATATTTCGAGAATCGATCCACCACCACGAAGATCTATGCACAACCTTCGGACAAAGGAAGCCCCACGATAAAATCCATAGAGACACTTTCCCATGGTCTTCCAGGAATAGGAAGTGGCTCTATTAAACCACTCGGGGCTTGTTGCTCCATCTTGTCTTGTTGACACACAAGACAAGTCCTCACGTAGGCCTCCATATCTTCCCTCATGCGAGGCCAATAGTAGGCATTCTCCACAAGCGCCATTATGCGTTGTATGCCGGGATGACCCGCCCACTTGCTGTCGTGGCACTCTTTAAGGATCTCCTTCTCTTGCACCGTATACTTCTTTTTGGTGTCATTCAGTTTCCTGCTTTCGAAGGCTATTGGATGCCCCTCTTGCATAAGTACTCCACCAATAGCAAAGTCGGAAGCATCTGTGTGGATTTCGAATGCCTTAGTTGGTCGGGAAGTGCTAAGACCGACTCCTCCATGATGGCCTTCTTTAGCCCTTCAAAGGCTTGTTGGCGCTTCGTAGACCAATCCCAAGCACGACCCTTCTTTAATAGATCCGTCAAAGGAGTGGCAATGGAAGAATAGCCCTTGATGAACCTCCGATAATAGTTCACCAAACCAAGGAAAGATCTCAACTCGGTCACCTTGGTTGGCGGCTCCCAATCTTGGATGACCTTCACCTTTGAACCATCCATCCGTAGCTTTCCATCGCCAACGATATGCCCAAGGAATGCCACCTCTCGTTGGGCAAAAGAGCATTTCTCATTTTTGACGTAGAGCTCGTTATCCCGCAAAGCTTTGAACACTAGCCTTAGATGCTCTACGTGCTCTTTCAAAGTGTTGCTATACACAACAATATCATCAAGGTAAACAACGACAAACTGATCAAGGTAAAGAGCAAGTACCTTGTTCATAAATGTACAGAATGTGGCCGGTGCATTTGTAAGACCAAAGGGCATAACAAGGAATTCGTATGATCCATATCTCGTCACGCATGCTGTCCTTGGCTCATGTCCCTCGGAAATGCGCACTTAGTAGTACCCGGACCGTAAATCCAACTTGGTAAACCACTTAGCACCACCAAGTTGATCGAAGATGTCGGCAATGTTAGGAATCGGGTACTTATTCTTGATTGTGATCTTGTTTAGCACACGGTAGACTATGCATAACCGAAGAGAACCGTCGTGTTTCTTTTGAAACAGGACCGGCGCACCATATGGAGCTTTGGATGGCCTTATGTAGCCTGCATCAAGTAGCTCCTTAAGTTGCCTCTTTAGTTCCTCTAGCTCAGGAGGCGCCATACGATAGGGTGCAAAGGCGGGTGGTTTGGCTCCCGGTTCTAACTCGATCTCGTGGTCCATCTCTCATCGTGGAGGAAGCTTTTTCGGCAGCTCAGGCGGAATAACATCTTTAAACTCATCAAGCACGCCTTGGATAGGGCTTGGAACTGTGGCACCATTAATATGGGGACCTTTTTCCATCTTGAGGGTTACTAGGAAGGTAGGCTCCTTCCTTTTTACCCTTTTAGAGAGTTGGATGGCCGATACCATTATATCTTGGCTTAGCTCCCTCTTTATCGGCACCACACAAGGTTGGCCATTCTCCATTATGCACATGGTGTTGGCGTAGGGAACTAAGAATGCCTTCACCATGTCGAGGAAGTCCATGCCAAGATAGAATCGTTGATCATCAATAGGAGCAATGGTGATATCGACCTTACCTTGCCATTGGCCTATTCGAATGTTGGTCCCTTTCGCTATGCCAATGATAGGTAGCCTCTTCGCATTCACGCCCTTGATGAagcctttttcctttttataagGCAGCCCTATAGAGTCAGCCACCTCCTTCGCCATGTACACCGTATCAGCCCTGGTATTCACCATGGCTTGGATGCTTTTGCCTCCGATGTTAGTCTCCACGTACATCCGACCACGAGGCTTCTGCTCCACTTTAGCTTGGATGGCATTGAGGAGTCGAAGGGAAGCAATTCTTCGTTCTTCTTCTCGCTTCTCCTCTTTGGTGATTACTAAAGCTCCAAGCTTCCCACGCTTTGGACACTCGTAAGCATGATGAGGTCCATTGCAGATGAAGCAAGCAAGCTTTTTCGGAGAAGAACTACGCTTGTCTTccttcttccacttgcctttaTCCTTGTATGAAGCCTTGCCATCTTTGGTAGAAGATTTTCCTCTATCTCCACCACCTTTGTCACTTCCTTCGTACTTCTTTATCTTTGGCTTGAATGAgtccttcttcttcaactcTATCAAGGACTCGGCAACCGCCATCGCGGTGGCAAGGTCTTGCACTTTCTAGCTCTAATTGAGCCCATCGACACAAACCATCAATGAAGGCATGGAATGCTTCTTTCTCTCCCAATTCGGGAATCTCCAACATCAATTCGGAGAATTCTTTCACATATTCCCGAATGTAGCCATCTCTATGTTGAAGTCGTCGAAGCTTTGACCTTGCCTCCTTCTCGGCATTGTCGGGATAAAATTGCTTCTTAAGCTCCCACACAAAATCATCCCATGTATTAATGGTGCAAAGGCCCTTTTTCACATCCTCGCACCTGCGTCTCCACCATACGGTAGCAATATCACTTAAGTAGAGAGATACGGACTTTACCTTAGTGGCGTCATCCACTATGCCCACTGCATCGAAGTATCCCTCCAAGTTCCACAAGAAGTTGTCGATCTCCCTTGCACTCCTAGCCCCACCGTAGGCCTTTGGTTTAGGAGCATTGACTTTGTGCACCATTATTACTTGCGCTCCCCCACTATTCGCCAACGTGGCCTTGCACAAGTTAAGCTCCACCTCGAGCTTATCGACCTTCTCCAGGCATTGGGCAAGCAACTTCTTAAGAGCCTCATTGTCCCTCGCTACATTGTCGGCGAGAATATTAAAGGCACCTTGCATCTCCCCGCGAAGCTCTCCATCGTCCTCCTTGGACTCTAGCTTCTCGATGCGAAGGTCCATGTCTTCGATTTTATTATACCAATCGGACATGGCAGTCTCCACCTTGACTAGCCTTTCCTCCATCGCGCCAATCACGTCGTGGGACTTATCCCTACGGCCCTTTCCGCTATCCTTTCCTCCTTCCCTTGGAATGGGAGGAGCGGTAGAAGTGGATTGCTCACCAACTTTGGCCATAATCTCGTGCAAGAATTCCCCAAAGAACTCAACCGCGCTCTAATGCCAACTGGGCTTTGACACGAACTTGGCTTTGATACCAACTGTcacgtgagttttgttttatccCCAAACTTTGCCCACATGCGGCCTAGCTCACTTTATTTCCCCGAAGTCAAGATTGCTAGTCAGCCTTCCCTCGGATGCCAAACTCGGCAAAATGGCAGCAATTACGCCAGCGGAAGTAAGCTTAAGAAAGTGGCACAAAGAGAGCACAAGAGTTTTGGAAATGTAAGCTTATATTGCTTAGTTCTCTATCTCTTTCTCTATATTACAAATGAAACATGGAGGAGGTATTTATAGGCTTCCCCCTgtcaccaacacggccgtgttgagaacacggtttggtgttcctggccgtgttactctctatggccgtgttctctctgtggccgtgttCTCTAGAAGCTTCTAGCTCTTTCATATTTTGACGCAtctaacacggccgtgtttgtggtcgtgttggtaacacgggcggtgttgaatccaacacggccgtgtcatGGGTAGCCTTCATTGCCCAATTGTGAGGCGGGCCGTGACACCATTGATCATTATTATCGGTCTCCTATTCCCTGCTAGGGCCAGTAGGGGGAGTATCCACTTTGCAAAGACCAAAATCTCGAAAGATAGCTGCAGCCTTTTGGAGAATAAATTCCACCGTCAAGTCATGCGCTTCAAAAATGAGTGCATTTCGTGCTTTCTAAAGCGCCCATAAAACTACAATAGCATATACTATTTTTCGCAAAAATACTTAGAAACTTGAGATGATTAACCAGTAGTGTCTAGCTTTCTACGAATGTCTTCCCATACTAGGCTAATGTACAAATATGTGTAACTGACTGGAATGTCACTCTCCTATGAGAAATGCTTTCCCCTACAACCACCCTATTATTCAGAAGCTTCcataagtaattttttttttatcttagaTGAAATCAGTAGTCCTTAAACTAGCTCATTCCAAAACTGTCTGGTCCCGTACGCCATAGTATCTGATAATAGGGTCTGCTCTTTGACACCTTGTGCTATGTAATAACCACACTTCACTGTATACTCTTCGCTTTGAAAAGAATGTGAAATCAGTCTATCTTGTGCACCAGTGATACTAATTGGCAAGGATAGAATAAGCTCTGCATCAGATGAGCAGAACATGCTCTTGACTAGCTCTTCTTTCCACAGGCCCGATGACCCATCAATTAGCTGAGAAACCCAATGCATACTCGCCACCCTTTCATTACCAATGGAAGCTTTAAATAGGAAGGAAAAGGGAATTTACGGGTTTAGTATACAGTGGATTCGTGTTCTACTCTTAAACCTGCCATTGAAGCCTTTAAGAAAGGAGGCTCTGCCCTTTCATTTAGCTTTGCCAAGCCCGCGATTGTTGGTGTCTCGACTCGGCTTCCATTAGGCATCCATAGGGAAAgtatttttcctttcaatacTTTTGCAAGGACATAATTTAGAGCTTGGATAATTCTCCAGCATTGTTTGGCCAACAAAGCCAAAATAAAGCCCCTCAAATCTCGAAAGCCCAAACCACCCTCCTTCTTTAGTTTACACATCTTCTTCCAAGAGACCAAATGCATTTTTCGCTCTCTTTTTATCCCTACCAAAACTGACTAACCGAACTATTAATCTTCTTATAAAGGTTGGaaggcaaaagaaaatatgacaTAAAATAGATAGCGAGTGCTGATGCAACTGCTTTTATCATGACTTCCTTACCACCCATAGAGAGGAGTTTACTCTTCCAGCTGTCAAGCCTATTTGCCACTCTTTCCTTGACCTCAGCAAAGGTTTAATTCTTAGATCTAGAGACAATCGCTGGTAATCCTAAATATTTATCCTAGCTACCAATCGAGGAGATGCCTATTCTTTGGGCCAACAATGTCCTAATGTTCCCTGGAGTGTTCTTACTAAAGAAGATGGATGACTTACTCTTGTTCACCACTTGCTTGCTAGCTTCACAAAAAACATTTATCATTTCACATATCCTGGAAGCTTCTTCCTTTGAAGCTTTAGCAAAAAATTAATGAGTCATCTGCAAACAGGAGATAAGACACGGGAGGGCTATTTCTAGCAATCTTAATCCATGTTATACGACTATCCCTTTTCGCCCTTTTGAACAACTAAGAAAGGCCCTCTGCACAAATAATGAACAGGTATGGCAAAAGCGGATCTCCTTGTCTGAGGCCTCTAAAGGGCTTAATATAACCTCTTGTCTCTCTATTACATTTGACAAAATATGAAATCGTTGAGACACATTCTGAAAATCCACCCAATCCATTTTGGACAAAACCATAAACGTTCCATCATCCGCTTTAGGAAACACCACTGCACTCTCTCATAGGCCTTGCTCATATCAAGTTTAATTCCCATCCCGCATAAAGTCCCAACTCGGTTTTTAAGATTATGTATGAGATCATAGGcaataagaatattatatgAGATTGCTCTACCTTTAATAAAAGCACTTTGTGAATCGCTTACTATCTTCAAGATAAATAGATTATAGTCTAGAAGTTAATATTTCAGAATTAATCTTATAAAACAAAAAGCCATGTCAGTGGGATGTTGTTTAAGGATTAGAGTGATTACCGTATGATTGAAGCTATATGGCGATTTTCCAGATTTGGAGAAGCTTAAGATAACCTTGCATATATCAGTACCATAATGCTACAGTAAAATTGAAAGAACTTACTCATCATACCGTCATGTCTTGTAGCTTTACAAGATTTACAGAGAAcacaacttttttaatttctgtATTAGACACCAATCTTGTTAGGCCTCCATTCATAAGCTCAGTCACCCAAGGACTTGCTAAATCATATACCAAATTTATATTCAAGGGGTTCAAAGATGTGTAAATATGCTAGAAGTAACTGGAGGCCATATGGAAAAATACCTCGTTCCCTACACGCTGTACCTTGAATCTATTGAAAAGGCCCCATCATGTTTTCTATCCCCTAAACGTAACCACATAATCTGAGCTCAAGACTCTTCTTCTCTCCAATCTGTCACGACCCGATTTGTGGACCCGTAACTGGCGCTAGGAAATAGATAGGCATAAAGCCACCAAAACCCGTAGCAAGTCTGGCTtttcactaactcaattaaaGTATAATCCAGATTCTATCCATTATAACACTATTTCATAACCAACTTTTAACCACTTAgatactacatatttaattcagtCTACCAACATAAATAAGCAATATCTGAATTCACATGCcattacaaaatgataagtTTTGAAATTACTACTGCGGCGAATCTAGAACTTTTAGAAAAACCAAACATACCAATAGAATCAATTACATTAAAACACGGAGATAAAGGAAGTTGGGCTGCTAGAGGAAAAGAACTGCGGAAAAATAACAAACACCTGAAAAAAGACAGTTAaatttg
The sequence above is drawn from the Ricinus communis isolate WT05 ecotype wild-type chromosome 7, ASM1957865v1, whole genome shotgun sequence genome and encodes:
- the LOC125370642 gene encoding uncharacterized mitochondrial protein AtMg00860-like, encoding MNKVLALYLDQFVVVYLDDIVVYSNTLKEHVEHLRLVFKALRDNELYVKNEKCSFAQREVAFLGHIVGDGKLRMDGSKVKVIQDWEPPTKVTELRSFLGLVNYYRRFIKGYSSIATPLTDLLKKGRAWDWSTKRQQAFEGLKKAIMEESVLALPDQLRHSKSTQMLPTLLLVEYLCKRGIQ